In Pseudopipra pipra isolate bDixPip1 chromosome 5, bDixPip1.hap1, whole genome shotgun sequence, the following proteins share a genomic window:
- the TSPO gene encoding translocator protein → MEVVPAWAPAVGFTLLPHAGGFLGGTITKKEIPTWYQTLQKPSWCPPNWVFAPVWGTLYTSMGYGSYLVWKELGGFKEKSVVPLGLYAGQLALNWAWTPVFFGAHKMGWGLVTLLLTTGTATATAASWYNINRTAAYLMVPYLAWLTMASALNYRIWKDNPSKKKPE, encoded by the exons ATGGAAGTGGTACCAGCCTgggccccagcagtggggttcacACTCCTGCCCCATGCAGGGGGATTCCTAGGAGGCACTATAACCAAAAAGGAAATCCCAACGTGGTATCAAACTCTGCAGAAGCCATCCTGGTGTCCACCTAACTGGGTGTTTGCTCCTGTGTGGGGAACTCTCTATACATCCATGGG ATACGGCTCCTACCTGGTGTGGAAGGAACTGGGAGGCTTCAAGGAGAAGTCAGTGGTTCCCCTGGGTCTGTATGCAGGGCAGCTGGCACTAAACTGGGCATGGACCCCAGTGTTTTTTGGAGCTCACAAAATGGGATGG GGCTTGGTGACTCTCCTGCTCACAACTGGGACAGCAACAGCTACAGCTGCTTCCTGGTACAACATCAACAGAACAGCAGCTTATTTGATGGTTCCTTATTTAGCCTGGCTCACCATGGCTTCAGCACTCAACTATCGGATCTGGAAGGACAATCCCAGCAAGAAAAAACCTGAATAA
- the MCAT gene encoding malonyl-CoA-acyl carrier protein transacylase, mitochondrial: MGGRAVWAPWRLAGCSGRGGLRGAAGRRLSSRGPGDGATLSDLLQSSVEPGEAEGAPAAARRERRCPREGTVLLFPGQGSQCVGMCRGLLGYPGVRDMFRLAEKVLGYDLLALCLEGPRDALDRTQHCQPAVFVASLAAVEKLNHQRPEVVERCVAAAGYSVGEFAALVFAGALGFAEALYAVKVRAEAMQKAAEAVPSGMLSVMGRPEANYKFACLEARKHCESLGIENPVCTVSNYLFPDSRVIAGHLQALEYLQQNARKYYFTRTKMLPVSGAFHTRLMEPAVEPLAEVLKSIEIQKPLLCVYSNVDGQKYMHAKHIRKLLVKQVVSPVLWEQTMHSVYERKQGTEFPYTYEVGPGNQLGAILRKCNLKAWKQYKHVDALEDEEAAET; the protein is encoded by the exons ATGGGCGGCCGGGCCGTGTGGGCGCCATGGCGGCTCGCTGGCTGCAGCGGGCGCGGCGGCCTCCGCGGCGCTGCGGGCCGGCGGCTCAGCTCCCGGGGCCCCGGCGATGGGGCGACGCTGAGCGACCTCCTGCAGAGCTCGGTGGAGCCGGGCGAGGCGGAGGGGGCGCCGGCGGCGGCGAGGCGGGAGCGGCGGTGCCCCCGGGAGGGCAcggtgctgctgttccccgggcaGGGCAGCCAGTGCGTGGGGATGTGCCGCGGGCTGCTGGGCTACCCCGGCGTGCGGGACATGTTCCGCCTGGCCGAGAAGGTGCTGGGCTACGACCTGCTGGCGCTGTGCCTGGAGGGGCCGCGGGACGCGCTGGACcgcacccagcactgccagcccgCCGTGTTCGTCGCCTCCCTGGCCGCCGTGGAGAAGCTCAACCACCAGCGGCCTGAG GTCGTGGAGCGCTGCGTGGCGGCCGCCGGGTACAGCGTGGGCGAGTTCGCGGCGCTGGTGTTCGCTGGAGCGCTGGGCTTTGCCGAAG CGCTGTACGCGGTGAAGGTGCGCGCCGAGGCCATGCAGAAGGCGGCCGAGGCTGTTCCCAGCGGGATGCTCTCGGTTATGGGCCGGCCGGAGGCGAATTACAAATTTGCCTGCCTGGAAGCCCGCAAACACTGTGAGTCGCTGGGTATTGAGAACCCCGTGTGCACGGTCTCCAACTACTTGTTTCCAGACAGCAGAGTCATTGCAGGACACTTACAG GCTTTGGAGTATTTGCAGCAGAATGCCCGAAAATACTATTTTACCCGTACAAAAATGCTCCCAGTCAGTGGGGCTTTTCATACCAGACTTATGGAACCAGCAGTAGAGCCTTTGGCCGAAGTCCTAAAATCCATCGAGATCCAGAAACCGCTGCTCTGTGTGTATTCCAACGTTGATGGCCAAAAGTACATGCACGCCAAGCACATCAGGAAGCTGTTAGTGAAGCAGGTGGTGTCACCTGTTTTGTGGGAACAGACCATGCATTCGGTGTACGAAAGGAAACAAGGAACAGAATTCCCTTACACCTATGAAGTGGGGCCCGGGAATCAACTGGGAGCCATTctcagaaaatgtaatttaaaggCCTGGAAACAGTATAAACATGTGGATGCTCTGGAAGAtgaggaagcagcagagacTTAA